Proteins from one Periplaneta americana isolate PAMFEO1 chromosome 6, P.americana_PAMFEO1_priV1, whole genome shotgun sequence genomic window:
- the Spx gene encoding splicing factor 3B subunit 4, whose protein sequence is MAAGPIAERNQDATIYVGGLDEKVTEALMWELFVQSGPVVNVHMPKDRVTQMHQGYGFVEFMGEEDADYSIKIMNMIKLYGKPIRVNKASAHQKNLDVGANIFIGNLDPEVDEKLLYDTFSAFGVILQTPKIMRDPETGNSKGFAFINFASFDASDASIEAMNGQYLCNRPISVSYAFKKDARGERHGSAAERLLAAQNPLSQADRPHQLFADAPPPAPLPQPPTLVPPPPPVAMLGMVPPPPPTPGMHPPPPPPVPPPSTMPPPPMTIPPGIPPPPLPPQPMHPPGHPPLPPGPPGPPGMPPPPLSRAGPPPLPPMPPTATPQPQPQQPQQQQPPPPPQQAQQQQPPQQQPGAMGPGMGQMGHMPPMPPPPQGGPPPPRMMPPPWQGGGQFPPPPHHQGFQGNFPPPPPHGGPPPGWRPPPPGRPPFGRPPFPPRGPPPPPRGMRPPPPPRGMRPVQPGTNDGSFENSYDNSYDNSNYDNTYDNY, encoded by the exons ATGGCAGCCGGTCCAATTGCTGAAAGGAATCAAG atgCCACAATTTATGTGGGTGGCCTCGACGAGAAAGTTACGGAAGCCTTAATGTGGGAACTGTTTGTTCAGTCAGGTCCAGTAG TGAATGTGCACATGCCAAAAGACCGCGTGACGCAGATGCACCAGGGCTACGGCTTCGTGGAGTTCATGGGGGAGGAGGACGCGGACTACTCCATCAAGATCATGAACATGATCAAGCTGTACGGCAAGCCAATCCGTGTCAACAAG GCATCAGCTCACCAGAAGAATTTAGATGTTGGTGCGAACATTTTCATTGGGAACTTGGACCCAGAAGTCGACGAAAAGCTCCTGTACGATACGTTTTCTGCCTTTGGCGTGATTCTCCAGACACCAAAG ATTATGCGTGACCCAGAAACAGGCAACTCGAAGGGCTTCGCCTTCATCAACTTCGCAAGCTTTGATGCTTCAGATGCCTCCATCGAAGCAATGAATGGACAGTACTTGTGCAATCGCCCCATCTCTGTGTCGTATGCGTTCAAGAAGGACGCCAGGGGCGAACGCCACGGCTCGGCGGCAGAGAGACTGCTGGCGGCACAGAACCCGCTGTCACAGGCCGACCGCCCTCACCAGCTGTTCGCAGATGCACCGCCTCCTGCACCACTCCCCCAGCCGCCAACACTGGTGCCGCCCCCACCTCCAGTGGCTATGCTGGGCATGGTCCCACCGCCTCCACCCACTCCTGGCATGCACCCGCCTCCCCCACCACCAGTGCCACCCCCCTCCACAATGCCACCTCCTCCAATGACTATTCCGCCTGGCATTCCTCCCCCTCCACTGCCACCACAGCCGATGCATCCCCCGGGCCATCCACCGCTGCCTCCGGGCCCACCCGGTCCCCCGGGGATGCCGCCCCCACCACTGAGCAGAGCTGGACCACCGCCCTTGCCCCCCATGCCTCCGACGGCCACCCCCCAGCCCCAACCCCAGCAGCCACAGCAGCAGCAGCCACCCCCACCCCCACAGCAGGCACAGCAGCAGCAGCCACCCCAGCAGCAGCCTGGCGCCATGGGGCCGGGCATGGGACAGATGGGGCACATGCCCCCCATGCCTCCGCCACCACAGGGCGGACCTCCTCCACCAAGGATGATGCCCCCGCCGTGGCAAGGGGGTGGCCAGttcccaccaccaccacaccaccagGGGTTCCAGGGCAACTTTCCACCCCCTCCACCACACG GTGGACCTCCCCCCGGCTGGCGACCACCCCCTCCAGGTCGCCCTCCTTTTGGTCGGCCACCTTTTCCCCCTCGTGGTCCACCACCACCTCCAAGAGGCATGCGACCACCTCCACCGCCTCGTGGCATGAGGCCGGTGCAACCCGGAACTAACGATGGGTCATTTGAGAACAGCTACGACAACTCATATGACAACAGCAACTACGACAACACATACGATAACTACTAA